In a single window of the Debaryomyces hansenii CBS767 chromosome A complete sequence genome:
- a CDS encoding DEHA2A02728p (some similarities with CA1173|IPF14254 Candida albicans), which yields MNQGDGSTNGSDLWDALSFFDKPNQSTPIGFDVEKDSNFFFDITPWEQESASKETIDTDTKKSKNKINKLNVSVDKCANKDKPAGSSTGNKQKEDREIQANADTRKVAKKSKEKKRDRRLRSRFGCEKCRNKRVKCDEKRPSCGRCLSRGVQCKYKILLQFREDYESKGKKFGREGVWNKTGSFEKTVKELVSSSKDTHYLDIQNTSALAFVNFTIKDIVQGRRWIPPSIQPSLIPVDIRTSANDNSIGFALNYYIDVISPIFNPVGFKGFNKQYIINMSSKQVLIEPGLNSKWLIQYSQNRNSVFYLVLALGFLYLSKNNTHSLDLKDSRSKWFTSSLVFKHKGMQMISEKMSRFQTTPKSNLHLSTEFLLSLVLLMLYEVADNCNEKWGSYLKICKNVICSEYFEQPKNDIEAYLLQFSLELLNYQETMGRTACKDKNSFFLLHEDDDEEEQAPTLYSPSPTCVRISWMGCDRNLVNVISDITDLSFERFNNICLEDYTILSNELKNRLITMDLGVNIDDYLLDAPVTDFSNISASGSNSVYIDSTLDIEDFCFLLSCEVKRLAGLIYWECCLLNAKPENRYIQTMLIKAYKILTFIIIQNDFKWISTLLWSLFIVSAEISVQSNDCDTLRYLTLKMLNRIQPKSLGNVDMIREIILGIWKGRDIRNCDENSFGYTKKPGIANERISILGSRNDWEIFVANESYKISLA from the coding sequence ATGAATCAAGGTGATGGACTGACAAATGGTTCCGATTTATGGGATGCcttatcattttttgaCAAACCAAATCAAAGTACTCCGATTGGTTTTGACGTTGAAAAAGActccaattttttttttgatattaCCCCTTGGGAACAGGAAAGCGCTTCAAAGGAGACTATTGATACTGATACTAAGAAAAGtaagaataaaataaataaactaAATGTAAGTGTTGACAAATGTGCAAATAAAGATAAACCAGCTGGGAGTAGTACCGGTAATAAGCAGAAAGAAGACAGAGAAATACAGGCGAATGCTGACACTAGAAAAGTTGCTAAAAAATCCaaggagaagaagagagaTAGGAGGTTAAGGTCTCGATTTGGATGTGAAAAGTGTAGGAACAAAAGGGTTAAATGTGATGAGAAGAGACCTCTGTGTGGTCGTTGTCTCCTGAGGGGGGTCCAGTGCAAATATAAGATTTTACTTCAGTTTAGAGAAGATTATGAGAGTAAGGGAAAGAAGTTTGGAAGAGAAGGTGTCTGGAATAAAACAGGTCTGTTTGAAAAAACGGTAAAGGAGTTGGTATCGAGTTCGAAAGACACACATTACTTGGATATACAGAACACTAGTGCATTAGCTTTTGTGAATTTCACTATTAAAGATATTGTTCAGGGAAGGCGTTGGATCCCACCTAGCATACAGCCATCACTTATACCTGTAGATATTAGGACTAGTGCTAACGATAATCTGATAGGATTTgcattaaattattatattgatgTAATTTCACCGATATTTAACCCAGTTGGCTTCAAAGGATTCAATAAGCagtatattattaacatGTCATCGAAACAAGTACTCATTGAACCAGGgttgaattcaaaatggcttattcaatattctcAAAACAGAAATAGCGTATTCTATTTGGTACTAGCCCTTGGATTCTTGTATTTGTCAAAAAATAATACTCACTCATTGGACCTTAAAGATTCTCGATCCAAATGGTTCACTAGTTCTCTCGTATTTAAGCATAAGGGTATGCAAATGATAAGCGAAAAAATGTCCCGTTTTCAAACTACTCCTAAGTCAAATTTACATTTGTCAACTGAATTTCTTTTATCCTTAGTACTCTTAATGTTGTACGAAGTGGCAGATAATTGTAATGAAAAATGGGGttcatatttgaagatatgTAAAAATGTGATTTGTtctgaatattttgaacaGCCGAagaatgatattgaagcatatttattgcaattttcattagagcttttgaattatcaagAAACTATGGGTAGGACAGCTTGTAAGGACAAAAATAGCTTTTTCTTATTAcatgaagatgatgacgaagaagaacaagCGCCTACTTTATATTCCCCAAGTCCTACTTGTGTACGAATTTCTTGGATGGGGTGTGATAGAAATTTAGTAAATGTTATCTCGGATATAACCGATTTATCTTTCGAAAGATTTAATAACATCTGTCTAGAAGATTATACTATATTAagtaatgaattaaaaaacaGGCTAATTACTATGGACCTTGGGGTTAATATAGATGACTATTTATTGGATGCTCCAGTAACTGATTTTAGTAATATATCAGCTTCTGGTAGTAATAGTGTTTATATAGATCTGACATTGGATATAGAGGACTTTTGTTTCCTCTTGTCCTGTGAGGTTAAACGTTTAGCTGGGTTAATTTATTGGGAGTGTTGTTTACTCAATGCAAAGCCAGAGAACCGTTATATTCAAACTATGCTTATCAAAGCTTATAAAATTCTTACATTTATaatcattcaaaatgattttaaatGGATATCTACTTTATTATGGTCATTATTTATAGTAAGTGCTGAAATTTCAGTTCAGAGCAATGATTGTGATACCCTAAGGTATTTGACATTAAAAATGCTAAATCGAATTCAACCTAAGAGCTTGGGAAATGTGGATATGATTAGAGAAATTATCCTTGGAATATGGAAAGGTAGAGATATCCGAAATTGCGACGAAAATAGTTTTGGATATACGAAAAAACCTGGCATTGcaaatgaaagaatttcaattcttggTTCTCGGAACGATTGGGAGATTTTTGTTGCCAATGAATCTTACAAGATTTCTTTGGCTTag
- a CDS encoding DEHA2A02772p (weakly similar to uniprot|P25621 Saccharomyces cerevisiae YCR028C FEN2 Plasma membrane H+-pantothenate symporter), translating into MITKTDKKESNIDIESVDLQQSEAPDQHHPNFFELELTRKQKLALFWSKKSPRAKEKRQKFFFWNPPGRSAYEKNLVFKLDCIILSYCCLSFFVKYLDQSNVNNAYVSGMKEALDMEGNMFNWLNQGFLLTYGIFGLFGSLLITKISPHIVLPLFEVIWSVLCLLVITCDTYPKLVAIRCLQGAFSGIVYPACHYILGTWYTPAELTARTAIFVSSGSLGTMFGGYIQSGIHKSLDGKAGLPGWKWIFVIDFLITIPVATFGYFILPGEPSKPRASRFLNDQDFEFCCKRIEVVENVETVNKFDFSVVKRAIFSWQLYVFVIAYVLSQLTEECTNYWNIVLQDQGFNIYNRNTYPTVQSAVKVVSSLIAGLYSGIRGKKWEIYVIICFFWISGLATLVKYDVPFGAQFYANSVLGVCAAYSVIIISWANEMCKEDDQLRATVLGSLNFIFVVLDVPYATRVFDTNNAPRFRLGMTIGLTFCCFLFLFNGVLVMFDRYQNRIRDLFDDKFNKDIEVEEIISKDPEKSIISH; encoded by the coding sequence ATGATTACGAAAACAGACAAAAAAGAGAGTAATATAGATATCGAGAGTGTTGACTTGCAACAACTGGAAGCACCAGACCAACATCACCCCAATTTTTTCGAGTTAGAGTTGACTAGGAAGCAAAAGTTAGCACTTTTCTGGTCCAAAAAGAGCCCTAGGGCTAAGGAAAAAAGGcagaaattttttttttggaaCCCACCAGGAAGATCAGCTTATGAGAAGAACTTGGTGTTCAAGTTGGACTGTATTATCTTATCTTATTGTTgtttatcattttttgtTAAATATTTGGACCAATCTAATGTTAATAATGCCTATGTTTCCGGTATGAAGGAAGCGTTGGATATGGAGGGAAATATGTTTAACTGGCTTAATCAAGGTTTTTTACTCACCTACGGTatttttggattatttggTTCTTTGCTAATCACCAAAATATCCCCTCACATCGTACTTCCACTCTTTGAGGTCATATGGTCAGTCTTATGTCTTTTGGTCATCACCTGTGATACTTATCCAAAACTTGTGGCAATCAGATGTCTTCAGGGTGCTTTTTCAGGTATTGTTTACCCTGCTTGCCACTATATTTTGGGAACTTGGTATACTCCAGCTGAACTAACTGCTCGAACCGCTATATTTGTCTCATCTGGTTCTCTCGGAACTATGTTTGGTGGTTATATTCAATCTGGAATTCATAAATCTCTCGATGGGAAAGCTGGATTACCTGGTTGGAAATGGATTTTCGtgattgattttcttattaCTATTCCTGTGGCAACCTTTGGTTATTTTATCCTTCCTGGTGAGCCTTCTAAGCCAAGGGCGTCCCGCTTTTTGAATGAccaagattttgaattttgctgtaaaagaattgaagtCGTCGAAAATGTTGAAACAGTTAACAAATTTGACTTCAGTGTTGTTAAAAGAGCCATTTTTTCTTGGCAGCTATATGTTTTCGTTATAGCATATGTTCTCAGTCAACTTACTGAGGAATGTACtaattattggaatatcGTATTGCAAGACCAAGGttttaatatttacaaTAGAAATACTTACCCAACTGTTCAATCTGCAGTCAAAGTAGTTTCAAGTCTTATTGCTGGGCTCTATAGCGGTATACGGGGAAAAAAATGGGAAATATACGTTATCATTTGTTTTTTTTGGATAAGTGGTCTTGCTACTTTGGTTAAGTACGATGTTCCCTTTGGTGCTCAATTCTATGCAAATTCAGTTTTAGGTGTTTGTGCAGCGTATTCTGTGATTATCATCAGTTGGGCGAATGAAATGTGTAAAGAAGATGATCAGTTGAGAGCTACTGTCCTAGGGTCCcttaatttcatatttgttGTGTTAGATGTACCGTATGCAACACGAGTATTCGATACTAATAATGCTCCAAGGTTTAGATTAGGTATGACTATAGGATTAACATTTTGTTgctttttgtttttattCAACGGAGTTCTTGTTATGTTTGACAGATATCAAAATAGAATCAGAGATCTCTTTGATGATAAGTTCAACAAGGACATCGaggttgaagaaataatttcaaaagatCCAGAAAAGAGTATAATATCTCATTAA
- a CDS encoding DEHA2A02794p (similar to uniprot|Q92204 Aspergillus terreus Fructosyl amino acid oxidase), with protein MLGKESKILIIGGGTWGLSTALYLLRDNYTDVTIIDAEEIPSSRSAGNDINKIIRIGYTSEFHSRLELEAAELWRNDPLFKPFFHEVGYLVCTSEEAPLEELNLIRRIRLDMNRKDWEELNTKEDIISGAPILHKGTLPGWRGYLQRNEGGWVHAANTMRAVANEIRRLGGKFVTDEISSLLFEAGSVKGCRSFTGKEYFADKTILSTGASSVKLLDFKNQLMAKCWTLGHIKLSTEESERFKDIPVIRSLEGGFFFQPDENNEMKICNEFPGYTHYISEQKEPNTSVPEYINTVPVEAEKGIRKLLKETIPDFRDKPIVMSKICWCTDTPDRYYLIDEYPESNGSLILATGDSGHGFQLIPTIGKYISKLAVLGKDGLDKEQQYRWRWRPETVKDRIQNRYGGEGHVKDLKDIKDWI; from the coding sequence atgTTAGGAAAAGAGAGtaagattttgattataGGTGGTGGCACCTGGGGTTTATCAACTGCCCTTTATTTGTTGCGTGATAATTATACAGATGTGACTATAATCGATGCTGAAGAAATACCATCTTCTAGATCAGCAGgaaatgatataaataaaataattagaaTAGGGTATACCTCTGAGTTTCATTCACGCTTAGAGTTAGAGGCAGCAGAATTATGGAGAAACGATCCTTTATTCAAACCGTTTTTTCACGAAGTTGGCTATCTAGTCTGTACGTCTGAAGAAGCACCCTTGGAAGAGTTGAATCTCATTAGAAGAATCAGATTGGATATGAACAGGAAAGATTGGGAGGAACTTAATACTAAGGAGGACATCATTTCAGGCGCCCCAATTCTTCACAAAGGGACATTACCTGGCTGGCGTGGCTATCTACAAAGAAATGAAGGTGGATGGGTGCATGCTGCCAACACGATGAGAGCAGTGGCTAATGAGATTCGCCGCTTGGGAGGAAAATTTGTCACTGATGAAATATcgtctttattatttgaggCTGGAAGTGTGAAGGGGTGCAGAAGTTTTACCGGAAAGGAGTACTTTGCCGATAAAACTATCCTATCTACTGGTGCTTCTTCAGTCAAACTTTTAGATTTCAAAAACCAGCTTATGGCTAAATGTTGGACCTTGGGTCACATTAAGTTAAGTACAGAAGAATCCGAAAGATTCAAAGACATTCCAGTTATTAGAAGCTTAGAAGGTGGATTTTTCTTCCAACCTGATGAAAACAATGAGATGAAAATCTGTAATGAGTTTCCAGGATATACACATTATATAAGTGAACAGAAGGAACCAAATACTTCAGTTCCGGAATATATCAACACTGTTCCTGTTGAAGCTGAAAAAGGAATTAGAAAGCTATTGAAAGAAACTATTCCAGATTTTAGGGATAAACCGATTGTTATGTCTAAAATTTGTTGGTGTACAGATACCCCAGACAGATATTATTTAATCGACGAATACCCAGAAAGCAATGGTAGTTTAATTTTAGCTACTGGTGATTCAGGTCATGGATTCCAACTCATTCCAACAATAGGGAAGTATATCAGCAAATTAGCTGTACTCGGTAAGGATGGATTAGACAAGGAGCAACAATATAGATGGAGATGGAGACCAGAGACTGTAAAGGatagaattcaaaatcGTTATGGTGGAGAAGGACATGTAAAAGACCTTAAAGATATAAAGGATTGGATTTAG
- a CDS encoding DEHA2A02838p (similar to uniprot|Q08972 Saccharomyces cerevisiae YPL226w NEW1 This gene encodes a protein with an Q/N-rich amino terminal domain that acts as a prion), which translates to MAPQSFDEFLKQQAQQSKGPAVNRGLNNKVYSNRGSTPFQDSYGSTPNGSLPGSGSATPNPNSSTASLTSLNTALSKLNVGDTPIQENLWNIEQASKISEVKVEAEAIANIVSESSLSVINEWKLNDIIKSLSKPKNSPLVRESAMIIIQQLVMKFGGQTPSEAYLLQFFSICYDMCADKDKNCVKAAKTAADSLYGIFPVEAAGSIVINTLLSYLSSSAKWNSKMAALDTFDKLIDDVPADLLELKFVNTVPVLTDLSTDFKPELAKHGLKVMMKFVKVLDSLDLQNKFELIVETLSDPKKVPECIKNLSSVTFVAEVTEPVLSLLVPILDKSLNMSSTSNDQLRQTVTVTENLTRLVNNKREIEVYIPILLPGVQKVVNNASLPEVRELAGKALSVLQDAKDEQSDGMFHGRINLTQAREFYTENMDDELKSVAQTLHVDSDEIISNYLAFILQADANVNDWKRLTDYLNMAITDSDNELKEKYVNKVLANLRDLFTAVSTRVYDDEEGAIEIVNADFSLAYGSRMLLNKTNLRLIKGHRYGLCGRNGAGKSTLMRAISKGQLEGFPTPDQLKTCFVEHKLQGSEADMDLVGFIASDPELEGVGRDEISKALLAVGFPQERLDQQVGSLSGGWKMKLELARAMLMKADVLLLDEPTNHLDVANVKWLEDYLIENTNITSLIVSHDSGFLDKVCTDIIHYENKKLAYYKGNLSEFVKAKPEGKSYYTLSDSNVKMAFPPPGILTGVKSNTRAVARMANVTFTYPGAAKPSLENVSCSLSLSSRVAILGPNGAGKSTLIKLLTAELNPNEGKVEKHPNLRIGYIAQHALQHVEQHKEKTANQYLQWRYRFGDDREVLLKESRKISEDEKEQMAKEIDIQDGRGPRTIEAVVGRQKLKKSYQYEVKWKWWLPKYNSWVPKEVLLEHGFNKLLQKFDDHEASREGLGYRELTPTVIRKHFEGVGLDGDIADHTPMGSLSGGQLVKVVIAGAMWNNPHLLVLDEPTNYLDRDSLGGLAIAIRDWAGGVVMISHNNEFVGALCPEQWHVENGEVVQKGTAAVDNKRFEDGDSASPSPAPTPTKKRADDDDSPANIKIRARKKKMTRNEKKAQTERRRLRYIDWLNSAKGTPRYPDTDDEDED; encoded by the coding sequence atggCGCCACAATCATTTGATGAGTTTTTGAAGCAGCAAGCCCAACAATCTAAGGGGCCGGCTGTCAACAGAGGCCTTAATAACAAAGTATATTCTAATAGAGGAAGTACTCCGTTTCAAGATTCGTATGGTAGCACCCCTAATGGTTCATTGCCAGGAAGTGGATCTGCTACTCCAAATCCAAACTCGTCTACTGCATCTTTAACCTCATTGAATACTGCATTAAGTAAGTTGAATGTTGGTGATACTCCAATCCAAGAAAACTTATGGAACATTGAACAAGCTTCTAAGATCTCAGAAGTTAAGGTTGAAGCTGAAGCTATTGCTAATATTGTTTCGGAGTCATCTTTATCGGTTATTAATGAATGGAAGTTAAATGacattattaaatcattatctaaGCCTAAAAATTCTCCTTTAGTCAGAGAATCTGCCatgataattattcaacaattggTTATGAAATTCGGTGGACAAACTCCAAGTGAAGCATACCTcttgcaatttttcagcaTTTGTTACGACATGTGTGCTGATAAAGATAAAAACTGTGTTAAGGCTGCTAAAACTGCAGCTGATTCATTGTATGGTATTTTCCCTGTTGAAGCAGCTGGTTCCATAGTAATTAATACATTATTAAGttatttatcatcttcagcTAAGTGGAATTCGAAAATGGCAGCATTAGACACCTTTGACAAATTGATAGATGACGTTCCAGCCGATTTATTAGAGTTGAAGTTCGTTAACACTGTTCCTGTTTTAACCGATTTATCCACTGATTTCAAGCCGGAATTGGCCAAGCATGGTTTAAAGGTTATGATGAAATTCGTTAAGGTTTTGGACTCGTTGGATTTACAGAACAAGTTTGAATTAATCGTAGAAACATTATCTGATCCAAAGAAAGTTCCAGAAtgtatcaaaaatttatcgTCTGTTACCTTCGTTGCTGAAGTTACCGAACCAGTTTTATCTCTTTTGGTTCCAATTTTGGATAAGTCATTAAATATGTCATCCACTTCAAATGATCAATTAAGACAAACTGTTACTGTTACTGAAAATTTAACTAGATTAGTTAACAACAAGCGTGAAATTGAAGTCtatattccaattcttttaCCAGGGGTACAAAAGGTTGTTAACAATGCATCTTTACCAGAAGTCAGAGAATTAGCCGGAAAGGCCTTATCCGTTTTGCAAGATGCAAAGGACGAACAATCTGATGGTATGTTCCATGGAAGAATTAACTTGACTCAAGCAAGAGAATTCTACACCGAAAATAtggatgatgaattgaaatctGTTGCTCAAACTTTGCATGTCGATTCTGACGAaattatttccaattaTTTAGCATTTATTTTACAAGCCGATGCTAATGTTAACGATTGGAAACGTCTTACTGATTACTTAAACATGGCTATCACTGATTCcgataatgaattaaaagaaaagTATGTGAACAAGGTCCTCGCTAATTTAAGAGATTTATTCACTGCTGTTTCCACCAGGGtatatgatgatgaggaaGGTGCTATTGAAATTGTCAATGCTGACTTTTCCTTAGCCTATGGTTCTCGTATGTTGTTGAATAAGACTAACTTGCGTTTAATCAAAGGACACAGATATGGTTTATGTGGTAGAAATGGTGCCGGTAAATCTACTTTGATGAGAGCCATCTCTAAAGGTCAATTAGAAGGTTTCCCAACTCcagatcaattgaaaacttgTTTTGTTGAACATAAGTTACAAGGTTCAGAAGCTGATATGGATTTGGTTGGTTTCATCGCTTCCGACCCTGAATTAGAAGGTGTTGGCCGTGACGAAATTTCTAAGGCTTTATTGGCTGTTGGATTTCCTCAAGAAAGATTGGACCAGCAAGTCGGTTCTTTATCGGGTGGttggaagatgaaattagaattagCCAGAGCAATGTTAATGAAAGCTGATGtcttattattagatgaacCTACAAATCACTTGGATGTTGCCAATGTTAAATGGCTTGAAGACTACTTAATTGAGAATACTAATATCACATCTTTGATTGTTTCGCATGATTCCGGTTTCTTAGATAAGGTTTGTACCGATATTATCCACTAtgaaaacaaaaaattaGCTTATTACAAGGGTAATTTATCAGAATTCGTGAAGGCTAAGCCAGAAGGAAAATCGTACTACACTTTGTCCGATTCAAATGTTAAGATGGCATTCCCACCTCCAGGTATTTTAACTGGTGTTAAATCTAACACACGTGCTGTTGCTCGTATGGCTAATGTTACGTTTACTTATCCAGGTGCAGCTAAGCCATCTTTAGAAAACGTCTCATGTTCATTGTCATTATCCTCCCGTGTGGCTATTTTAGGTCCAAATGGTGCTGGTAAATCTACtttgattaaattgttAACTGCCGAATTAAACCCTAACGAAGGTAAGGTTGAAAAGCATCCTAATTTAAGAATTGGTTATATTGCCCAACATGCTTTGCAACATGTTGAACAACACAAAGAAAAGACTGCAAACCAATACTTGCAATGGAGATATAGATTTGGTGATGATCGTGAAGTCTTATTGAAGGAATCGCGTAAAATCTCTGAAGACGAAAAAGAACAAATGgcaaaagaaattgacatTCAAGATGGTAGAGGACCAAGAACTATTGAAGCCGTTGTTGGTAGacagaagttgaaaaagtCCTACCAATATGAAGTCAAATGGAAGTGGTGGTTACCAAAGTATAACTCATGGGTTCCAAAGGAAGTCTTGCTTGAACATGGTTTCAATAAGTTACTCCAAAAATTCGATGATCACGAAGCATCTAGAGAAGGTTTGGGTTATCGTGAATTGACTCCTACAGTTATCAGAAAGCATTTTGAAGGTGTTGGTTTAGACGGTGACATTGCCGATCATACCCCTATGGGATCCTTATCTGGTGGTCAATTGGTTAAGGTTGTTATTGCTGGTGCCATGTGGAATAACCCCCACTTGTTAGTCTTGGATGAACCTACCAATTATTTGGATCGTGACTCTTTGGGAGGCTTGGCTATTGCTATCAGAGATTGGGCTGGTGGTGTTGTTATGATCTCgcataataatgaattcgTCGGTGCCTTATGTCCTGAACAATGGCACGTTGAAAACGGTGAAGTTGTCCAAAAGGGTACTGCTGCCGTTGACAACAAGAGATTCGAAGACGGCGACTCCGCCTCTCCTTCTCCTGCTCCAACTCCTACTAAAAAGAGAGCTGATGACGATGATTCTCCGGCTAATATCAAGATCAGAGctagaaagaagaagatgactAGAAACGAAAAGAAAGCCCAAAccgaaagaagaagattgcGTTACATTGACTGGTTAAACAGTGCAAAGGGTACTCCAAGATATCCAGAtactgatgatgaagatgaagattaG
- a CDS encoding DEHA2A02750p (similar to uniprot|P78573 Aspergillus fumigatus Fructosyl amine: oxygen oxidoreductase), producing the protein MDKPGKILIIGAGTFGLSTALHLLRQGEKDVILVDPYAVPSPFSAGNDVNKIIQTTSDDDFYSKLALEALEMWREDNVFNKAFAETGIIYAATGKEQRESIDYRYEYLLGRKDKVVKLNSVEDYEKYVPNKEGSKSYPNKFQKWYGYYQEKNCGWAFARLALENCVEECRKLGAKFVIDSAEELLFSEDGACVGVHTSNGNIIEADRTIICAGANSFKFLNFEQQLLAKCYTLGHIKLTDDEAALLKGMPVVLNLDGGFVFEPDLNNEIKFCNEFPGYVNIVNEDSVPSFKDSIPKEAEDQMRAFLRQVFPEFAEREFSLARICWCTDTPDRHFLICEHPGHKNLVLGTGDSGQGFKYMPNVGKYISQVALKGENSLDKDKKELWRWRPDMGKKRDLKDLQGRYGGSNEVKDLKNVKQWSNGKSHL; encoded by the coding sequence ATGGATAAACCAGGgaagatattgattattGGTGCTGGTACTTTTGGGCTTTCTACCGCATTGCACCTTTTAAGACAAGGTGAAAAGGATGTGATTCTTGTAGATCCATATGCTGTTCCTTCACCATTTTCTGCTGGGAATGATgtcaataaaattatacAGACAACatctgatgatgatttctACTCCAAATTAGCTTTGGAGGCTCTTGAAATGTGGAGAGAGGATAATGTTTTTAATAAAGCGTTTGCAGAGACTGGTATTATATATGCTGCAACTGGCAAAGAACAAAGAGAGAGTATCGACTACCGTTACGAATATTTGCTTGGACGCAAAGACAAAGTAGTCAAGTTGAATAGTGTGGAAGATTACGAGAAGTATGTTCCAAATAAAGAGGGACTGAAATCTTACCCAAATAAATTTCAGAAGTGGTATGGCtattatcaagaaaaaaaCTGTGGATGGGCATTTGCTAGGTTGGCATTAGAGAACTGTGTTGAAGAATGCCGTAAATTAGGGGCTAAATTTGTTATTGATTCTGCTGAAGAACTTCTCTTCAGTGAAGATGGAGCATGTGTTGGTGTTCACACTTCGAATGGAAACATTATTGAAGCTGATAGAACTATTATTTGTGCTGGTGCAAATTCATTCAAGTTTTTGAACTTTGAGCAGCAACTTTTGGCTAAATGCTATACTTTGGGACATATCAAACTCACTGATGATGAAGCTGCTTTGTTGAAGGGGATGCCAGTTGTTTTAAATCTAGATGGAGGGTTTGTATTTGAACCGGACTTAAACAATGAGATTAAATTCTGTAATGAGTTTCCAGGTTATGTCAACATCGTAAATGAAGATTCAGTGCCTTCATTTAAGGATTCAATCCCAAAGGAGGCTGAAGATCAAATGAGAGCATTTTTAAGACAAGTTTTCCCCGAATTTGCTGAAAGGGAGTTTTCATTAGCTAGAATTTGCTGGTGCACAGACACTCCAGATCGtcattttttgatttgTGAGCATCCGGGGCATAAAAACTTGGTATTGGGTACTGGTGATTCTGGTCAAGGGTTTAAATACATGCCAAATGTTGGAAAATATATATCTCAGGTTGCCCTCAAGGGTGAGAATAGTTTAGACAAAGATAAGAAGGAATTATGGAGATGGAGACCAGATATGGGAAAGAAAAGAGACCTAAAAGACTTACAAGGCAGATATGGTGGTTCTAATGAAGTAAAGGACTTAAAGAATGTTAAACAATGGTCTAATGGAAAAAGCCATTTATGA
- a CDS encoding DEHA2A02816p (no similarity), whose protein sequence is MFVFLYAKILKMENKSHEASIEHNEVLDDVHSRNTVGLMSLGDNKANIKGIPKGALTKHLGRSLCKHSKGT, encoded by the coding sequence ATGTTTGTTTTTCTATACgcaaaaattttaaaaatggaaaataaaTCTCATGAAGCTAGTATTGAGCACAATGAAGTACTAGATGATGTTCATAGTAGGAATACGGTTGGTTTAATGTCCCTTGGCGATAACAAAGCTAACATTAAAGGTATCCCAAAAGGAGCTCTTACAAAACACCTTGGCCGAAGTTTATGCAAACACTCAAAAGGAACATGA